TGAGAAAAGTTTTGTACTTTTGCGCCGTATTATACAAAATAATAGCGTAATGAATCTATTAGAACTGAGTGAACAGGAAATCATAAGACGCAATAGCATGGAGCAATTGCGCCAAATGGGGATAGAACCTTATCCCGCTGCCGAGTACGTAACAAACGCATTTTCCAATGAAATAAAGGCATCCTTTAAAGACGATGCCGAACCTCGTCCTGTAAGTATTGCCGGACGTATCATGAGCCGCCGTATCATGGGTAAGGCTTCTTTCATGGAGCTGCAGGATTCTGAAGGCAGAATACAGGTGTATATCTCCCGTGATGATATTTGTCCGGACGAAAACAAAGATTTATATAACGTCGTTTTCAAAAAGTTGCTCGATATCGGAGACATCGTCGGAATCAAAGGTTTTGTATTCCGCACACAGATGGGTGAAATCTCCGTACATGCACAAGAGATAACGGTATTATCCAAATCACTCAGACCGCTGCCGGTCGTTAAATACAAAGACGGTGTTGCCTATGACGGATTCAACGATCCCGAACTGCGCTATCGCCAGCGTTATGTCGACCTGATCGTAAACGATGGCGTAAAGGATATTTTCATGAAACGTGCAAAAGTGATCAAAACAATGCGCGCTGTGCTCGATGATGCCGGATATACGGAAGTAGAAACTCCGATCCTTCAGTCTATCGCCGGTGGTGCAAGTGCACGTCCGTTTATCACGCATCATAACTCATTAGATATTGACCTCTATCTGCGTATCGCTACCGAACTGTATCTGAAAAGACTGATCGTCGGCGGTTTTGAAGGGGTTTACGAAATCGGCAAGAACTTCCGTAACGAAGGTATGGACCGGACACACAACCCGGAATTTACTTGCGTGGAACTGTATGTGCAGTATAAGGATTACAACTGGATGATGAGCTTCACGGAGCA
This is a stretch of genomic DNA from Parabacteroides chongii. It encodes these proteins:
- the lysS gene encoding lysine--tRNA ligase is translated as MNLLELSEQEIIRRNSMEQLRQMGIEPYPAAEYVTNAFSNEIKASFKDDAEPRPVSIAGRIMSRRIMGKASFMELQDSEGRIQVYISRDDICPDENKDLYNVVFKKLLDIGDIVGIKGFVFRTQMGEISVHAQEITVLSKSLRPLPVVKYKDGVAYDGFNDPELRYRQRYVDLIVNDGVKDIFMKRAKVIKTMRAVLDDAGYTEVETPILQSIAGGASARPFITHHNSLDIDLYLRIATELYLKRLIVGGFEGVYEIGKNFRNEGMDRTHNPEFTCVELYVQYKDYNWMMSFTEQLLEKICMAVNGTCETVVDGKTISFKAPFRRLPILEAIKEKTGYDLEGKSEDEIRSICKELKMEIDDTMGKGKLIDEIFGEFCEGTFIQPTFIIDYPVEMSPLTKMHRSKPGLTERFELMVNGKELANAYSELNDPIDQEERFKDQLKLSEKGDDEAMFIDQDFLRALQFGMPPTSGIGIGIDRLVMLMTGQTTIQEVLFFPQMRPEKTVKKDTADKYVALGIDEAWVPALQKAGYITVDTLKELNPNKLRQELCEMNKKYKLELQNPAAEEVEAWIANAAK